Proteins encoded by one window of Anaerosalibacter sp. Marseille-P3206:
- a CDS encoding tetratricopeptide repeat protein, giving the protein MIDYKEIINLRGAELMKNYLNSLDRRYNYIILAENFYLDDSKEKAIKFYQKALKFPGDEDDTIDILYNIAFIYDEMDNIKEALKAYREITKADNKEAGAYYGMATLYERLGEKRRALENYFKAAEINPEYDRAYFYIANIFDEIGEKEKAIKFYKKVIELVPEDYIAYNNLGSIFEELNDYHKAYEMVKKSIDINPNYYKALFNMGVIQKKLKNLKKAVEYYNKSINENNTYPYSFLNKSVIYIEQGRIKGAIDVLTEGIEYNPYAEYLYYNRACCYAKLNKKDEAFNDLRKAILLYPDFINIMKEDSDLENLYDDERFKDLLNKIEKIK; this is encoded by the coding sequence ATGATAGACTATAAGGAGATAATAAATCTAAGAGGTGCAGAATTAATGAAAAATTATTTAAATAGTCTTGATAGAAGATATAATTATATAATACTAGCTGAAAATTTTTATCTAGATGATTCTAAAGAAAAAGCAATAAAGTTTTATCAAAAAGCATTGAAATTTCCTGGAGATGAAGATGATACAATAGATATACTTTATAATATAGCTTTCATATATGATGAAATGGACAATATCAAAGAGGCGTTGAAAGCTTATAGAGAAATAACTAAGGCAGATAATAAAGAAGCTGGAGCGTATTATGGGATGGCAACTCTTTATGAGAGATTAGGTGAAAAAAGAAGGGCATTAGAAAACTACTTTAAAGCAGCAGAAATAAATCCTGAATATGATAGAGCTTATTTTTACATAGCCAATATATTTGATGAAATAGGTGAAAAAGAAAAAGCTATAAAGTTCTATAAAAAAGTAATTGAATTAGTTCCAGAAGATTATATTGCATATAACAATCTAGGAAGTATATTTGAAGAATTAAATGATTATCATAAAGCTTATGAAATGGTAAAAAAAAGCATTGATATTAATCCAAATTATTATAAGGCATTATTTAATATGGGTGTAATACAAAAAAAGTTAAAAAATCTTAAGAAAGCAGTAGAATACTATAATAAATCCATTAATGAGAATAACACATATCCTTATTCATTTTTAAATAAATCTGTTATTTATATTGAACAAGGAAGAATAAAAGGAGCCATAGATGTATTAACAGAAGGAATTGAATATAACCCATATGCAGAGTATTTATATTATAATAGGGCTTGCTGTTATGCAAAATTAAACAAGAAAGATGAAGCATTTAATGATCTTAGAAAAGCGATATTGCTTTATCCTGATTTCATAAATATAATGAAAGAAGATTCGGATTTAGAAAATCTATATGATGATGAGAGGTTTAAAGATTTATTGAACAAAATAGAAAAAATAAAGTAA
- a CDS encoding heavy metal translocating P-type ATPase: protein MVERVLTLEGLNCAHCASKIERKTNDIVGVDNATMDFISKKLKVQIETENNSDEIITEIKTMVNKMEPDVKVLENEDLNAHNHTHDHNHSHDHSHNHGHTHEHGKPEKNEIFKIAISAILFLIPILFKLSGTKEFIFFFLSYIIVGGEILIRAIKNISRGQVFDENFLMAVATIGAFAIGQYPEGVAVMLFYQVGELFQGFAVDNSRKSIKALLDIRPDYANLISKDEITKVDPKDVHVGSHIIVKPGEKIPLDGVIIEGISMVDTSNITGENVPRSVREGDMVLSGFVNNDGLLKIEVTKEFGESTVSKILNLVENASSKKAATENFITVFARYYTPVVVISALVIALIPPLLFGLSLSDWVYRALIFLVISCPCALVISIPLGFFGGIGGASKSGILIKGGNYLEALNQVDTIVMDKTGTLTKGVFKVTDVKPMEGYTEDDLLKYAAYGEAFSNHPIGKSILKAYGNEIDKSIIENYKEVSGKGIEAEVNGDKIVVGNSKFLEERGIAVKKTNAFGTIVHVGINKQYVGYITISDEIKEGASDTIKELKKLGIRETIMLSGDNSIVANEVSKTLGIDTVYGELLPQDKVNILEKIMLEKSTRGKVAFVGDGVNDAPVLARADVGIAMGGLGSDAAIEASDIVIMTDELKKIVTGIKISKRTKRIVTQNIVVALGVKFIVLIMGAFGVATMWEAVFADVGVSIIAILNSMRALKVEE from the coding sequence ATGGTAGAGAGAGTATTGACATTAGAAGGACTTAATTGTGCACATTGTGCCAGTAAAATAGAGAGAAAGACAAATGACATAGTTGGTGTTGACAATGCAACTATGGATTTTATTTCAAAAAAGCTAAAAGTACAAATAGAGACAGAAAATAATTCAGATGAAATTATTACAGAGATTAAAACAATGGTTAATAAAATGGAACCAGATGTAAAAGTGTTAGAAAATGAAGATTTAAATGCACATAATCATACTCATGATCATAATCATTCCCATGATCATTCTCACAATCATGGTCATACTCATGAACATGGAAAACCTGAAAAAAATGAGATTTTTAAAATAGCAATTAGTGCAATTCTATTTTTAATACCAATATTGTTTAAATTGAGTGGAACTAAGGAGTTTATATTTTTCTTTTTAAGCTATATTATTGTTGGAGGAGAAATTCTCATTAGAGCTATTAAGAACATAAGTAGAGGACAAGTATTTGACGAAAACTTCCTTATGGCAGTGGCTACAATAGGAGCTTTTGCTATTGGTCAGTATCCTGAAGGTGTAGCAGTAATGCTATTTTATCAAGTAGGAGAACTTTTTCAAGGATTTGCAGTTGACAATTCAAGAAAATCTATAAAAGCATTATTAGATATTAGACCAGACTATGCAAATCTAATAAGTAAAGATGAAATAACTAAAGTGGATCCAAAAGATGTCCATGTAGGAAGTCATATAATAGTCAAACCAGGAGAAAAAATACCTCTAGATGGGGTTATTATTGAAGGAATTTCTATGGTAGATACTTCAAATATAACTGGAGAAAACGTGCCTAGAAGTGTCAGAGAAGGGGATATGGTTTTAAGTGGATTTGTAAATAATGATGGCTTATTGAAAATAGAAGTAACTAAAGAATTTGGTGAGTCTACAGTTTCTAAAATATTAAATCTAGTTGAGAATGCATCTAGTAAAAAGGCAGCTACTGAAAACTTTATAACTGTATTTGCTAGATACTATACGCCAGTAGTAGTTATAAGTGCACTTGTTATAGCACTTATTCCACCATTATTATTTGGTTTAAGTTTAAGTGACTGGGTTTATAGAGCTTTGATATTTTTAGTAATATCGTGTCCTTGTGCACTAGTGATATCTATTCCACTAGGATTCTTTGGAGGTATAGGCGGTGCTTCTAAATCTGGAATACTAATCAAAGGTGGAAATTATTTAGAGGCATTGAATCAAGTTGATACTATAGTTATGGATAAGACTGGAACTCTCACAAAAGGAGTTTTTAAAGTAACAGATGTAAAACCTATGGAAGGTTATACTGAAGATGATTTGCTAAAGTATGCAGCATATGGAGAAGCATTTTCAAACCATCCTATTGGGAAATCTATATTAAAAGCTTATGGAAATGAAATTGATAAAAGTATAATTGAAAATTACAAAGAAGTTTCAGGAAAGGGAATAGAGGCAGAAGTTAATGGGGATAAAATAGTTGTAGGGAACAGTAAATTTCTAGAAGAAAGAGGTATTGCAGTAAAAAAAACAAATGCCTTTGGAACTATAGTCCATGTAGGAATAAACAAACAATATGTAGGATATATTACTATATCAGATGAGATAAAAGAAGGGGCTAGTGATACTATAAAGGAATTAAAAAAACTAGGTATAAGAGAAACTATAATGCTTTCAGGAGATAACAGTATAGTAGCTAATGAAGTGAGCAAAACTTTGGGTATTGATACTGTATATGGAGAACTATTACCTCAGGATAAAGTCAATATATTAGAAAAAATAATGCTAGAAAAATCAACAAGAGGCAAGGTAGCCTTTGTTGGCGATGGAGTAAATGATGCACCGGTATTGGCAAGAGCAGATGTGGGAATTGCAATGGGAGGATTAGGCTCCGATGCAGCTATTGAAGCTTCTGATATAGTTATTATGACAGATGAGCTTAAAAAAATAGTTACTGGAATAAAAATTTCAAAGAGAACTAAGAGAATAGTTACTCAAAATATTGTTGTGGCTTTAGGGGTCAAGTTTATAGTTTTAATAATGGGAGCCTTTGGTGTAGCTACAATGTGGGAAGCAGTATTTGCAGATGTTGGAGTGTCAATTATTGCAATTTTAAATTCAATGAGAGCATTAAAAGTAGAGGAATAG